The genomic region AGAATCTCAAAAAAGCTGCTTTAATCGAGTAAAGATATCAACCAATGACCTTTTAGAGAATATCCACACGTGTTTTAACGTACATATCAATTTTGTATCAACACTGCTACTTATCAAGGCAAATAGTTATTTCTCAATAAATACATATTTATCACTATATGATTAATAAGTCAAATCATTGTCTTTTACAAACCGACAGAAAAAAATATCTAAACAGATCGCGTCTACCTGGCGTTCAAAGCGATCTAAAAAAGGTACCACCCGGCAAACATGCGCAAATACTTGTTATATCCAAAGTCCTCCTAATCACATCTAAAATTAGGACAATTATGACGTAAAGTAATCATAAATAATAATACCTATGCAGTTAATACCTAATACGGTAAAACAAGGACGATAtctgagatataggttatctaggtaattttaatatcatgcagaatttatatatgcagcaatttaacaccaataactcagtgatatatcggttacaTCGGTCAAATAGCGGTGATATGTCGGTCAATATCACCAATAAAATCGGTACGgatattctgaccgatattttATTAGGCGACCGATATATCACCAATATTAACTACATAGAATAATACAAATCAAAAAATTATCGTAAAGAAAAACTGTGTTAATTTGCATGGATTTGAGAAGCTAAATCCTATGAACAAATTATAAAAACAACAATAAACAGGCATACAACAAGAAATAACCAGTAGATCTAAGCAAATAAAAAGGAATTATAAAAAGtattagtaaaaaaaaaaccGTAAGAAGCGATAGAACGAACCATGACtattattatcatcatcaaaCCGATCAGAACGAGAATACGGAGGCGGATCACGGCGAACTTCGCCGGGCTCGTAATCGcttccaccaccaccgccgccgccgctaTCGGTAGGGCGAACGACGAGACTGCTGAGAAGCGGTTGGTGAGGCGCCGTCACATCCTTGTCTCGCGAACTCATTTCGTATCTACAGCTCCGATTCACTCTGGAGTTCAGCAAAAGGTGTATGTATAAACCCTAGACATTTATTGCAATTCGTGCCCTTATTGTCGAAAATATCGGGTCGAGTCAATCAGGCCGGGTGTCGGGTCGGGTGTGCATTTTTTGTTTTCACATGTGCCAAGTGGGCTTTGATGGTAGCAAGCCcattatgattttatatgattttgatAGCCATATATTACTTGCAAGGGaagtccaaaaaaaaaaaacggtttggCCAAGGCTGTTATGACCCGGCCTAACCAGTCAGTTCTAGTCTCTTTTCCTGAAATCGGTTGGACCTGGCCCGATTTGAAAACATGTTAAAAAAccgttttttttggcccaaaccAATTCATAATATGACCCACTTCACCAAAAAACAGGTTTGGCCCAAACCTGTTtgaacccgacccgacccgacccgtcaATTGGTAGCCTCGTTCGGTCGTTCCCTGAAACTAGTTTGAACACGGCCGATTTGAAAAACATGCCaagaaaactttttttttgttcCAAATTGGTTTGAATTTGAGCTTAATTAATTTGATAGGTTCGAACATTCTCCCTTGTATATTGATTTACAACCcgatttgtttttatttttacatTCTTTAACCGTACACCTCTTGCATATTGAGTTGAAACATTATGATCTCAATGAAAACTATTTACTAGTATTTTGTCCACTGCGTGTTGCGACGGCGCGCGACGGATGGAAACATATAGTAAGACAAAACACGATTCGTAAAACACACTGCGTAAAAGACAATTACAACAAAGTGTAAAACACAAGAGTTAACACAAAGTGTAAAACACAAGAGTTAACACATTTCGTAAAACACAATGTATTGGCATTTGCAAAAGTAGGAGTTGTAGTCTAAGGATTACAATTGCAATTTTTTTAAAAGTTGGGCAGGTGTAAAAATGGAGTAATAGTGCCAGGGGTAAAACATCAAAGTGTAAAAAGACAAGGTGTAAAAGTATAGGAGTGGTGGCGGAAATGTGTAAAATATGAGGGGGTGTTGGTTGAAATGTAAAAGAAGAGGGTTGGTGGCGTAACTTTGTAAGAGTTGAGGGGGTGATGGTGGAAAACCAAAGTAGAGGATTGGTGCTGGCAAAGTTTGAAAGATGAGGTTGTGGCTTTGGAAATTCAAAGTAGAAGGGGTGACTGTGGCAAAGTGTGAAAGTTAGAGTGTCGGTAATATCCATTTTTAGTCATGTCGATGTATTCATTATAAATCAACACTACATTAATACtctatttatatttatgtttttaATCAAATCACAATTGTGTTAGGGGGAAAATGGAAGCATCAAGAGCTGGCCGAATTATCCGAAACATACTACAATTTTATGGTCAAGGGAATGTCTATAGATGTTGGTCAAAGAGGGTGCCAAAGAAGAATCTAAATCGATACTAGAAAGACATGAAAGCCATAACATGTGGGTAGAAATCTATAGATTTTTATACACAAGACGTATGGGTtagtttatattatattatactagtTGGAATGCCCGTGCGTTGCGGCGGGTGCGTCACGCTTATTAGGCTTTCTTAGTGGTGTACTTTGTGGACTACAAAACTGATATAAATACAACCAAAAACTTTAGCCTATACTATAGGTGGAAACTACATGCCCAAGTTTTTGTTGGTAACaatttgaaaagttaaaaaggtTTCTACTAATTACGTTAATAAATCTGACAATACTACTATACCcttttacttaaaaaaaaaaaaaaaaaaaaaaaaaaaaaaaaaaaaaaaaaaccatctcCAGATGGTAGAATGAAAGCAAGCTGTTTAGTTAAGTTTGTTCCACAACTCCACAAGGCAAGTTGAGTAATCTGAAACAATTCAGAAAATACCATGACAAGGCTCACATCAAGACTAAATTCCTATATATAATACAGGTTACGGTGCATTTGACCTTAATTAAACACTCATAAAGTGAAAGAGATTGGGTTGAGATTGTATGAAATAATGGAATAAATGGTTAGTATTATTACGGAAAAAAgaaattattattaatttttttaatacataGAGCTGTTCAACGGCTATATATTTGAATCGGAGGCTTGGCGAGAACGTCTAAGGGGAGACAATGGCAAGGTGATGAGGCAGGGGGCGGTATAGCCGGCCCTCGACATGGCTTGCCGTCCCGGGGACGAGCCCCGCACCCTTAAGCCTAATGTCTTTTTTGCACAAAGAATACACGTGTCACACAACTAAGGTCTCTACATGGAGTAAGTTCTCACACCAACTTTGACAAGTGGAATCCGTTTTTGCACAGAATGCATGTTCATTTTAGAACTTGGAAAGTCTATATTCATTTTGGAGTACTTTTTTATATATTcattttgagaattttgcatGAACGAACATGGTTTTGAAAATAAATCAGGATAAACATAACAATCACCATTCTaggaaattttcacacaaagaaTATCATAGCATAAGATTTTTGGTTCTGTTTTTTTATTTCGATTTCAGATATTTGAATTTTGTTCAAAGCAAATAAACCAAATAAGTCAAATGGAGATTCATAAATAGCTCAAATTCTTTGTGGGTGAAAGTTATAAAAAGTATTCATGGGGAAACACTTGATGAATCCAGCTTGTCTCGTATGATTTAAAGTAAAGAGATTTCTCTAATATTATTAATTCGGTTAATAAGCTTACCGCTGATGATATAATCACTCATTCGGTGATTAGGAACTTGGCTGGTATTTGTTAACGGGAATAATACTTTGTTTTGGAAAGATATTTGGTTAGGTAATGCTACTCTTTAGGCCCAATTTCCAGGACTTCATAACTTACGGGCTAATAAAAACTATTTGATCATAGATCGGTGGGTTAATTTAGGATGGGTGTGGGATTGGAGGCGTATTCCTAGGGGCGGCATTGAAGCCTCTCAACTTTATGAGTTGGAAACGTTTCATACTTCTGTTTCTATGCAAGATTGTGAGGTTAAGTAGTGTTGGGAGTTGGAGTTGGATGTTTTTTTCAGTGAAAGCTATTAACAGACATATTGATCGGGTGGTTTTGCCTATTGGGCCTCATTGTAAGAGATCGTATAAATTCATCCGAAGGTTAATATCTGTCACAATAATACAAGTTACGATGCACCCGCATATTAACAAGGTCTAGAAAAAAAATGAAAGGATGACTATTAACAAGTGGACTCAAGCACACTGAATTTGATCATTTCATAAATAATACAGGTTACGATGCACCCGCATACACATTATTCAAAATACATAGCCAATACAGTACACACAATTATGAAACACATAACCAATACAATAAGCGCAATATATAATGAGAAAAGAGAGAAATTCGATCAAACACCACAGTAGTGTTCGAGGGGGTTTCTCAGTTTTCTACTATTTTGGTAGGTATGGAAATCTATATACTTGTAGTGCTCAAATGGCTTATACTGCACAGGGTGGTTTCCATCAACCGGTTCTTGAGGTGCCTGTATCTCGAGGTCCCGGATATACAACGACACCACCATCGAAAATCTATCTTTTTTCCCTTCCATCATCACCCAATGGACCGGTACCTCCATTCGTCCATTTGTCCATGCCTAACAAGATTCAAAACACTTGTATATTTCACATGTCAATTTCATTACACAACACTAAATTATTGTGAAATTATTTATGTACGTACCGTGCAAACATCCCCGGCCATGAACACAAAACTGGAGGGTGAAAGATCAACTTCAACCCATTTCTGGTCCTTCGTCTTTATCTCGAGACCCTTTCCTTGTTCTTTTTGATGGAGTATGGTTTCTGTGTGAGGAAAGAGGCCTAGCCTCGGTTCGTCCGCCTTAGTGCTTTTGTATTTATTGAATTTAAGAATGTAGTCTGTAGATCCAAGGAACGGCTCGTAGAGTTGCTCTATTTCATAACTTTTCGCCACCATTCTCATCACTATCTCCTTTAGTTGTGCTACAACATGTACAAACGTCGATGCAGATTCACTGAATCATATATTAAAAGCCAATATTATTGAAATACAACTTTGGGTTAGCGTAGCGTCCATCACATCGGAGTATTTACGGCTCGAAAACAAAAAGAGCTTTTTTCGAACCATTTGGAGCCGAACCAAATTCATAGTTTTTAAAGCGGAAAGATTTGACCCAAACTCATTTTGCTTATATCCCGcattgacccgaacccgtttgaACCCGTCACCAGAACCCACTTCACATAGCCAGTTTTTCAGCCTTAAGCATGCTAATGAGGTTTAAAACACTACTAAACTATCTCAAAGATAACACCATAATCGAATCCAACTATTAAACCAAGAACGAGGGCTGAGGTAATCATGCTAGACATAACTTGAATTC from Helianthus annuus cultivar XRQ/B chromosome 10, HanXRQr2.0-SUNRISE, whole genome shotgun sequence harbors:
- the LOC110886916 gene encoding probable 2-oxoglutarate-dependent dioxygenase AOP1, which codes for MRMVAKSYEIEQLYEPFLGSTDYILKFNKYKSTKADEPRLGLFPHTETILHQKEQGKGLEIKTKDQKWVEVDLSPSSFVFMAGDVCTAWTNGRMEVPVHWVMMEGKKDRFSMVVSLYIRDLEIQAPQEPVDGNHPVQYKPFEHYKYIDFHTYQNSRKLRNPLEHYCGV